In Monomorium pharaonis isolate MP-MQ-018 chromosome 3, ASM1337386v2, whole genome shotgun sequence, a genomic segment contains:
- the LOC105832255 gene encoding cytochrome b-c1 complex subunit 9 — protein MAFGGTLYNLVLKRTSTFTIAVLASAFVFERAFDVAADEIFDTINKGKLWKDIKHKYEN, from the exons ATGGCATTCGGTGGCACGCTGTATAATCTCGTTCTCAAACGCACGTCCACGTTCACGATCGCCGTTTTAGCTTCCGCCTTCGTATTCGAAAGGGCATTCGATGTGGCCGCCGACGAGATTTTTGACACTATTAACAAAGGG AAACTATGGAAGGACATCAAGCACAAGTACGAAAATTGA
- the LOC105832254 gene encoding uncharacterized protein LOC105832254 codes for MWLQLGYLLCLSIAVGFIKEGTCAVTQSPAQTNISRVNPQVEDDDFVPYQGELFTVFDWMLFRNLGKANGGNVLLSPISIKLALVLLYEGAQDQTAHELAGVMHLPVSMLATREKFTNILRSLQTPSPTYTLNLGSRIYIDNNVLTRQRYAATVKSFYNTDVINANLSDTHAIATKVNSWVNNITNGHIEKMIDDEKGLKDSVMLVVNGLFFKGAWRRKYFSPENTRVSKFHINVNDSVDVPYMHTLGRFYYTESSRLDAKILRIPYDGSKFAMYIVLPHTLTGVDHIVNEINPFTLARDVWAMQELPLNVWIPKFKFEFTSHLENTLRELGIRDIFDDTALLTNIVKARRASRHLQVSDVVHKTGIEVNENGTTAYAATEIQIGNKIEESTFHANHPFVFYIEDETTGTILYIGKVQNPTSASGTTGKVQQEFPSRFNPDTAIISPTSVVPGAISTEDRYSFFNIDLLQRVNEIVEGNLILSPASAKVALTSLVEGTNGRTRHELLAALRLPPEEYLIRRIAKRTLVPLKSHQNGTEIDVATRLWINPTLTASTNYITDLRDFYGTDIRQLNFGNANDAANTINSWVRENTRNNIKSIIQPGTLTADTQIVLTSALYFKGRWLKSFDKDATRVRCFHSLQSGCQDVRMMESTSKYRYGYIASLDADVVEIPYSNGRTSMLIFLPSHQESDPYLQILSKDLSYVPMKTLLTSLNETDLILAIPRFSIESKLDLRSPLMRMGVQDIFSPAANFTGIVPNQYLRIGNIIQNAKIEVDEEGTIAAAVTEFTIVPLMANMVPTFTANRPFIFAIVDVVTSETLFAGRFMGPNANNSRSSIQK; via the exons ATGTGGCTTCAATTAG GATATTTACTATGTCTTTCAATTGCGGTGGGTTTTATAAAAGAAGGTACATGTGCTGTAACGCAAAGTCCCGCGCAAACGAACATTTCACGAGTCAATCCTCAAGTTGAAGACGATGATTTTGTGCCTTATCAGGGCGAACTTTTTACCGTATTCGATTGGATGCTATTCAGG AATCTAGGCAAAGCAAATGGAGGAAATGTACTACTGTCACcgatatctataaaattagcGTTAGTGCTTCTTTATGAGGGAGCTCAAGATCAAACTGCACATGAACTTGCCGGAGTCATGCATCTTCCAGTCAGCATGTTGGCTACTCGAGAGAAGTTTACTAATATTCTCAGATCTTTGCAG ACTCCATCTCCTACGTACACTTTAAATCTAGGTTCGCGCATTTACATCGATAATAATGTGCTGACCAGACAACGTTACGCAGCGACAGTGaaaagtttttacaatacCGATGTGATCAACGCAAATTTATCCGACACACACGCAATCGCGACCAAAGTTAATTCTTGGGTCAATAATATTACGAATGGACACATCGAAAAAATGATAGATGATG AGAAGGGTTTGAAGGATTCAGTCATGTTGGTCGTGAATGGATTATTCTTCAAAGGCGCTTGGCGCCGCAAATACTTTTCGCCCGAGAATACTCGAGTTTCCAAATTTCACATAAACGTCAATGACAGTGTAGACGTGCCGTATATGCACACCCTGGGTCGATTTTATTACACCGAATCGTCCAGACTCGATGCGAAAATTTTGCGAATTCCGTATGAC ggcTCAAAATTCGCTATGTATATTGTACTGCCGCACACGCTAACAGGCGTGGATCATATTGTTAACGAAATTAATCCGTTCACATTGGCGAGAGATGTGTGGGCCATGCAGGAACTGCCTCTTAACGTCTGGATTCCGAAGTTCAAGTTTGAATTTACTAGCCATCTGGAAAATACTTTGCGtgaa CTCGGTATCCGCGATATCTTTGACGATACCGCGCTGTTGACGAATATAGTAAAAGCGAGACGAGCTTCTAGACATTTGCAAGTATCCGATGTAGTGCACAAGACTGGAATAGAGGTGAATGAAAACGGAACAACTGCTTATGCTGCAACAG AGATACAAATTGGAAATAAGATAGAAGAGAGCACGTTTCACGCTAATCATCCGTTTGTGTTTTACATCGAGGACGAGACCACCGGTACTATCCTTTACATAGGCAAAGTTCAAAATCCCACGAGTGCATCTGGAACTACTGGAAAAGTGCAGCAAGAGTTTCCATCACGATTTAACCCGGATACAGCGATCATATCTCCTACTTCCG TTGTTCCAGGCGCAATCAGCACCGAGGACCGATATTCCTTCTTCAACATCGATCTCCTGCAG AGAGTAAACGAGATCGTCGAGGGTAATCTTATTCTGTCTCCCGCCAGCGCGAAAGTCGCCCTTACAAGTTTAGTGGAAGGCACAAATGGTCGAACACGTCACGAGCTCCTCGCGGCTCTGAGATTACCGCCGGAAGAGTACCTCATCAGAAGGATAGCAAAACGCACTCTTGTACCTTTAAAG AGTCATCAAAATGGCACGGAAATTGATGTAGCAACTCGCTTATGGATCAATCCGACTCTTACGGCGTCTACTAATTATATAACTGACTTGCGTGATTTTTACGGAACCGATATTCGACAGTTGAATTTTGGGAATGCAAACGACGCGGCTAACACTATCAACTCTTGGGTTCGCGAGAACACACGGAATAACATCAAGTCGATCATTCAGCCTG GTACTCTGACTGCCGATACTCAGATAGTGTTAACTTCGGCCTTGTATTTCAAAGGACGATGGTTAAAATCCTTCGACAAGGACGCCACGCGTGTACGATGCTTCCATAGTCTTCAAAGTGGTTGTCAAGACGTTCGTATGATGGAGAGCACTTCCAAGTATCGATACGGATATATAGCCTCTCTTGACGCTGATGTAGTGGAAATCCCATACTCA aaTGGCAGGACGTCTATGCTGATATTCCTGCCGTCGCATCAGGAAAGCGATCCGTATCTCCAAATTCTCTCCAAAGATCTGTCATACGTACCGATGAAAACGCTACTCACTAGTCTCAACGAAACCGACTTGATACTTGCTATTCCGCGATTTAGCATCGAAAGCAAATTAGATTTGCGTTCACCCTTGATGCGC ATGGGCGTGCAGGACATTTTCAGCCCGGCAGCGAATTTCACTGGAATCGTGCCTAATCAATATTTGCGAATaggaaatataattcaaaatgctAAGATAGAAGTCGACGAGGAAGGAACCATAGCTGCCGCGGTGACAG AATTTACGATTGTACCGCTTATGGCTAACATGGTGCCAACTTTCACAGCGAACAGACCATTTATCTTCGCCATTGTTGATGTGGTAACAAGCGAGACTCTCTTTGCTGGTCGTTTCATGGGTCCTAACGCGAACAATTCTAGAAGCTCCATTCAGAAATAA
- the LOC105828742 gene encoding phenylalanine--tRNA ligase alpha subunit isoform X1: MAKQLTDRILEYLETHGETNSLDLADAFREDHQKVVGAIKSLETVDDLITVTPISKKKWELTDEGKYIIEHGSHEAVVYNAVPDDGIPQAKLVQSSPYAKVGFSKAMVAGWITLDKSGDVPIVRKKVLSIVDTVQTHLKNLTSVPENVKVEYKKRKFLQEVVIKIMCLEKGPNFSTKVEKLEADLTADLLVNGAWKDKKFKPYNFEAMGAPLQIGYLHPLLKVRHEFRKIFLEMGFMEMATNNYVENSFWNFDALFQPQQHPARDAHDTFFISEPRTSTKFPMEYLKRVKTVHSIGAYGSQGYRYDWKLEEAQKNLLRTHTTANSARLLYKLVEEGKFKPGKYFSIDRVFRNETLDATHLAEFHQVEGVVAGYNITLGNLIGILYEFFGKLGITQLQFKPAYNPYTEPSMEIFCFHNGLERWIEIGNSGMFRPEMLLPMNLPPDVNVLGWGLSLERPTMIKYGLNNIRDLVGPKVDMEMVHNNPLCRLEKMTQSQWKTRQQDEKSVETQSNQEAKIKQVAGFPSKEPKFLKQQLVIFCDPKHPFYFIEIFLKFISPHFRVSVSTHIHSTVEKLPDHLVDFCSAYVTKNPDVDIFFTIIWKTVGKDPIMMLSGMYKILGLVNIARYLNRLVEQVDSNILKYETMGPHYASKIDSYLDKIHAAIHDTETNNSLTICNKSRYIMGKDISIIDLIVQCSMK, from the exons ATGGCAAAGCAATTGACGGATCGAATTTTAGAATACTTGGAGACACATGGCGAAACAAATTCGTTGGACTTAGCAGATGCGTTTCGAGAGGATCATCAGAAGGTCGTGGGTGCGATCAAGAGCCTGGAGACTGTCGACGAT TTGATCACGGTAACACCGATTTCCAAGAAGAAATGGGAGCTTACTGACGagggaaaatatataatagagcATGGTAGTCACGAAGCGGTTGTTTACAATGCTGTCCCCGACGACGGGATACCGCAGGCGAAGCTCGTCCAGTCTAGTCCTTATGCTAAAGTGGGTTTTTCCAAAGCGATGGTCGCCGGCTGGATCACGCTCGATAAAAGTGGAGACGTTCCTATCGTACGAAAGAAGGTGCTGTCCATCGTGGACACTGTTCAGACACACCTGAAGAATCTTACGAGTGTTCCAGAAAATGTCAAAGTGGAATATAAGAAGAGGAAGTTTCTGCAGGAGGT AGTGATCAAGATTATGTGTCTTGAAAAGGGGCCAAATTTTTCGacaaaagtagaaaaattagAGGCGGATTTGACAGCAGATTTATTGGTGAATGGCGCttggaaagataaaaaattcaagccATACAATTTTGAAGCAATGGGTGCCCCACTTCAAATTGGATATTTACATCCGTTGTTAAAGGTTCGTCATGAATTCAGGAAAATTTTCCTGGAAATGGG atttatggAAATGGCAACAAATAATTACGTAGAAAATTCTTTCTGGAATTTTGACGCTCTCTTTCAACCACAACAACATCCCGCTCGTGATGCACATGATACCTTTTTTATCTCTG aaCCACGTACTAGTACTAAGTTTCCTATGGAATATCTCAAAAGAGTCAAAACCGTTCATAGTATAGGAGCGTATGGATCTCAAGGTTACAGGTACGATTGGAAGTTGGAAGaagcacaaaaaaatttgttgcgcACTCATACAACAGCAAATAGTGCACGGTTGTTGTATAAACTTGTTGAGGAA GGAAAGTTTAAGCCGGGCAAATATTTCAGTATTGATAGAGTATTCCGCAATGAAACTCTAGATGCAACGCATCTTGCCGAGTTTCATCAGGTTGAGGGCGTCGTTGCTGgttacaatattacattgGGTAATCTTATTGGTATCTTGTACGAATTTTTTGGTAAACTTGGCATCACTCAACTTCAATTCAAACCCGCGTACAACCCTTACACCGAACCGAGtatggaaatattttgttttcataaTGGCTTGGAGAGATGGATAGAGATTGGCAACAGTGGTATGTTTAGGCCTGAAATGTTATTGCCAATGAATCTACCTCCTGATGTTAATGTCCTTGGATGGGGTTTATCATTGGAAAG GCCAACAATGATTAAATATGGTTTAAACAATATACGCGACCTTGTTGGGCCAAAAGTGGACATGGAAATGGTTCATAACAATCCTTTATGTCGATTAGAGAA AATGACTCAGTCGCAATGGAAAACACGACAGCAAGATGAAAAGTCTGTTGAAACACAATCGAACCAGGAGGCAAAGATCAAGCAGGTAGCAGGATTCCCATCAAAAGAGCCAAAATTCTTAAAGCAGCAGCTTGTTATTTTTTGCGATCCAAAGCATCCATTTTATTTCAtagaaattttcttgaaatttatatcACCGCATTTTCGTGTTTCTGTATCGACACACATTCATTCTACAGTAGAAAAGTTGCCTGACCATCTTGTCGACTTTTGCTCGGCTTATGTTACTAAGAACCCAGATgtggatatattttttactataatttggAAAACTGTCGGGAAGGATCCTATTATGATGTTGTCAggaatgtataaaattctgGGGCTGGTGAATATAGCACGATATTTAAATCGTTTAGTTGAGCAAGTCGACTCGAACATATTAAAGTATGAAACAATGGGCCCACATTACGCGAGTAAAATAGATtcttatttagataaaatacatGCTGCAATCCACGACACGGAAACCAATAACTCACTGACAATATGTAACAAGTCACGTTACATAATGGGAAAggatatttcaataattgatCTTATCGTTCAATGCAGtatgaagtaa
- the LOC105828741 gene encoding Fanconi anemia group M protein, whose product MQSQNTISQHLETKGFDLSAGNTWIYPENYPVRQYQYNIVKSALYRNTMVCLPTGLGKTFIAAVVMYNFWRWYPFGKIVFLAPTKPLVAQQINACYEVMGIPSIDMIELTGAINQKNRDIAWHKTKIIFATPQVFHNDLERFTVPSQLIKCVVVDEAHRALGKHSYCECIRILSAQNPHFRVLALSATPGNKIDNVHEVIQNLNIAHLELRDENSIDIVPYVNKRKIDIILVPLSDELAAFKERYIIIMDRHVKFLIQCNVLRGHTANISKGRVFYLLREFKMKTDKSGNYGQIIKTLNILLTMYHAYELMIRHGLRAFCKFYETHSDKFWIHNEDRLRDLLRDIETYLGPFPELYPNGDVSEISTDIVFGHNKFYKLKELLEHHFNSNNGERKDTRAIVFVEYRDIVNEVYILLLQSKPIIRPQMFVGQASQKQKQQIKALEDFRSNRVNVLISTSIGEEGLDVGEVDLIICFDVSQHSPTRLVQRMGRTGRKRDGHIIVLVTDGKEHENLKSTFSKRDSLNNKILNTSNISSSLYNNNPRMIPNQFTPECHKIHITPLQSATPVINRKRKRKNVNERNEASNTKQKASLSKKGNPNQSKSITKFLVDGTCNEKNRDNTCNILTQLTTQNSKYNNNINPNNVKLLTDDTAGIDFLTLCALKKSEEEMSSEAVSQMDTTYIPVSKSFDLFSFIVPDIEIINCSSFLDNLTVDNLTQYKDNENNSSTQCKNNEDKNIDNNDYINFDDNFWGTIRNERNVINNDEIRFEDILDESSDSNETTISHLNQRITDIEINTNEPSTSHTKVDNKVITGARAELSTNILEDLEPSIFENILNDSFSSIDDDLNDKDDTLLRNTISPNHLNVSTEIPEEINVTHKTDVNTFLNEDNVATDQILSGSIKLTKSYEINRFASFIDEVQDVDFNSDVDLSEFVKHDSNKNKPINQNNSIHQNKSIHNSKAEESLLSITQAIDEIAQVKEKVKTSRSSVSKEKLTNENSIGWISVNIKNDIKVGKNDTNSKTNNIISSNTYCNSAAKSHTVKQYLDFLDDSDEDFMITEANVNKFNELESCYFHNSSKDDISCMPSTSKNSGIKNGYVDNTLKNLNTKDSYFDNMSKSLKPCEISTPKHDKRPKLSLRRNKAQQVSDTIDLSFFKAPNKCVNDTTDRNILNSSSDARKQIFSLNQKLAQKKSKRRLKREIIARNEFIDDEAEVESDASTDEIITDDEDLGDFVSYTQIPQDQIDMHAHYLQTIKSPIKRPGAFYFRKPRSPDPNIQIYSQFSPRREDSYINDSFCVAGDAEPSTLVHNDSLLDKLERELEQKRRKRLYSDNDTKHTKKKKMNNILNCSVSSEDEIEQLRVQVQED is encoded by the exons ATGCAGTCGCAAAATACTATTTCTCAACACCTGGAGACCAAGGGATTCGATCTGTCGGCTGGAAACACCTGGATATATCCAGAAAATTATCCAGTCCGCCAGTATCAATATAACATAGTTAAATCCGCTTTATATCGCAATACCATGGTTTGTCTGCCTACCG GTTTGGGAAAGACTTTCATTGCCGCCGTTGTGATGTACAATTTCTGGAGGTGGTATCCATTTGGAAAAATAGTATTTCTTGCACCAACAAAGCCATTGGTTGCCCAGCAGATCAATGCATGCTACGAAGTGATGGGAATTCCAAGCATTGATATGATAGAACTGACAG GTGCGATAAATCAGAAGAATCGTGATATAGCTTGGCataagacaaaaataatatttgctactCCTCAAGTGTTTCATAATGATCTTGAAAGATTTACTGTCCCGAGTCAATTAATCAAATGCGTTGTAGTAGATGAAGCTCACAGGGCTTTGGGTAAACATTCATATTGTGAG tGTATCAGAATATTATCTGCACAAAATCCACACTTTAGAGTATTGGCACTTTCTGCTACACCTGGAAATAAAATAGACAATGTTCATGAA gtaatacaaaatttaaatattgctcATTTGGAATTGAGAGATGAGAACTCAATTGACATAGTGCCATATgttaataagagaaaaatagatattattttggTACCTCTTAGTGATGAATTGGCTGCGTTCAAAGagagatatattattatcatggATCGTCATGTTAAGTTTCTTATACAGTGTAATGTATTGCGAGGTCATACTGCAAACATATCTAAAGGAAGg GTATTTTACTTGTTAAGGGAATTTAAAATGAAGACAGACAAATCTGGGAATTATGGACAAATTATAAAGACattgaatatattgttaaCTATGTATCACGCTTATGAACTTATGATTAGGCATGGATTGCGTGCCTtctgtaaattttatgaaa cTCATTCTGATAAATTTTGGATTCACAATGAAGATCGATTACGAGATTTACTTCGTGACATAGAAACTTATCTCGGGCCGTTTCCAGAGTTGTATCCTAATGGAGATGTATCTGAg ataTCTACAGATATCGTATTTggtcataataaattttacaaattgaaaGAGTTGCTTGAGCATCACTTCAATAGCAACAATGGCGAACGAAAGGATACAAGAGCTATCGTTTTTGTCGAA TACAGAGACATAGTCAATGAGgtttatattttgcttttgCAATCAAAACCAATAATTAGGCCACAGATGTTTGTTGGCCAAGCGAGTCAGAAGCAAAAGCAACAAATAAAAGCGTTGGAAGACTTTCGAAGTAATCGGGTGAATGTCCTGATTTCGACAAGTATAG GTGAAGAAGGATTGGATGTCGGAGAGGTAGacttaataatatgttttgaTGTATCACAACATTCTCCGACACGACTGGTTCAAAGAATGGGTAGAACAGGGCGCAAGCGAGATGGTCATATAATTGTTCTTGTTACAGACGGGAAAGAACATGAG AATTTGAAGTCTACGTTTTCGAAAAGGGACTCTctgaacaataaaatattaaatacaagcAACATATCATCTTccttgtataataataatcctaGAATGATACCAAATCAGTTTACTCCAGAATGTCACAAGATACATATTACACCATTACAAAGTGCTACACCAGTTATAAATCGTAAAAGGAAGaggaaaaatgttaatgaaagGAATGAAGCATCCAATACAAAACAGAAAGCAA gtttatctaaaaaaggaaatCCAAATCAATCAAAATCAATAACGAAATTTCTTGTCGATGGTACATGTAACGAAAAAAATCGGGATAACACATGTAATATTCTTACTCAGTTAACAACACAAAATagcaagtataataataacataaatccTAATAATGTCAAACTGTTAACTGACGACACCGCGGGGATTGATTTCCTGACATTATGCGCACTAAAGAAATCGGAGGAAGAGATGTCTTCAGAAGCTGTATCTCAAATGGATACGACTTACATCCCTGTGTCAAAGTCGTTTGATTTGTTCAGTTTCATAGTACCTGacatagaaattattaattgttcatcttttttagataatttaacaGTAGACAATTTAACGCAATATAAAgacaatgaaaataattcatcTACACAATGTAAAAACAATGAAGATAAGAATATTGACAATAATGATTACATCAATTTTGATGATAACTTTTGGGGCACTATCCGAAATGAGAGGaatgttattaataacgatgaaataagatttgaagaTATACTTGATGAGAGTTCCGATTCGAACGAAACAACAATTTCACATCTAAACCAACGAATTACAGATATAGAGATAAATACAAATGAACCATCTACATCTCATACGAAAGTGGATAACAAAGTTATAACTGGTGCAAGAGCCGAATTGTCAACTAATATACTAGAAGACCTAGAACCTTCTATATTTGAGAACATATTAAATGACTCATTTAGTTCAATCGACGATGATTTAAATGATAAGGATGATACATTATTGCGAAATACGATATCTCCGAATCATTTAAATGTTTCTACTGAAATTCCAGAAGAAATTAATGTAACGCACAAGACTGACGTTAATACCTTTCTTAATGAAGATAATGTCGCTACTGATCAAATTTTATCAGGATCTATAAAACTTACTAAATCTtacgaaataaatagattCGCTAGTTTTATAGATGAAGTGCAAGATGTGGATTTTAATAGTGATGTTGATCTAAGTGAATTTGTTAAGCATgactctaataaaaataagccaatAAATCAGAATAACTCAATACATCAGAACAAGTCAATACACAATTCCAAAGCTGAAGAGAGTTTGTTGTCCATAACTCAAGCCATTGACGAAATAGCACAAGTGAAAGAAAAAGTGAAAACGTCAAGATCTTCtgtaagtaaagaaaaattgactAACGAGAATAGTATTGGTTGGATTTcagtcaatattaaaaatgacattaaagtTGGGAAAAACGATACAAATTCgaaaacaaataacattatatcATCAAATACTTATTGCAATTCTGCTGCTAAATCACATACGGTTAAACAATATCTCGATTTCCTAGATGATTCCGATGAAGATTTTATGATTACAGAGGCTAacgttaacaaatttaatgagCTTGAAAGTTGTTATTTTCACAATTCATCAAAAGATGATATTAGCTGCATGCCCAGTACATCGAAAAACTCGGGAATAAAAAACGGTTATGTTGATaatacattgaaaaatttaaatactaaagacagttattttgataatatgtCTAAAAGTTTGAAACCATGTGAAATATCGACGCCGAAACATGATAAACGTCCGAAATTGTCTTTGAGGCGAAATAAAGCTCAGCAAGTTTCGGATACGATAGATTTGAGTTTTTTTAAAGCGCCTAATAAATGCGTAAACGACACAAcagacagaaatattttaaattctagcTCTGATGCGCGAAAGcaaatcttttctttaaacCAAAAGCTTGCACAGAAGAAAAGCAAACGTAGACTTAAACGCGAAATCATTGCCAGGAATGAGTTTATAGATGACGAAGCAGAAGTAGAGTCCGATGCCAGCACGGACGAAATTATTACAGATGATGAGGATCTTGGAGATTTCGTGAGCTATACACAAATCCCGCAAGATCAAATAGACATGCACGCGCATTATCTGCAAACCATCAAAAGTCCGATAAAGAGACCAGGCGCCTTCTATTTTAGAAAACCACGGTCACCCGATCCTAATATACAGATTTACTCACAGTTTTCACCACGAAGAGAAGACTCgtatattaat gATTCGTTTTGTGTCGCGGGAGATGCTGAGCCAAGCACACTGGTCCATAACGATTCGTTATTAGATAAATTGGAAAGGGAATTGGAACAAAAGAGACGGAAACGTCTCTATTCCGATAACGATACGAAACATaccaaaaagaaaaagatgaataatatcttaaattgCTCTGTGAGCAGCGAAGATGAGATCGAACAATTGCGTGTACAAGTTCAGGAGGACTAA
- the LOC105828742 gene encoding phenylalanine--tRNA ligase alpha subunit isoform X2, with amino-acid sequence MAKQLTDRILEYLETHGETNSLDLADAFREDHQKVVGAIKSLETVDDLITVTPISKKKWELTDEGKYIIEHGSHEAVVYNAVPDDGIPQAKLVQSSPYAKVGFSKAMVAGWITLDKSGDVPIVRKKVLSIVDTVQTHLKNLTSVPENVKVEYKKRKFLQEVVIKIMCLEKGPNFSTKVEKLEADLTADLLVNGAWKDKKFKPYNFEAMGAPLQIGYLHPLLKVRHEFRKIFLEMGFMEMATNNYVENSFWNFDALFQPQQHPARDAHDTFFISEPRTSTKFPMEYLKRVKTVHSIGAYGSQGYRYDWKLEEAQKNLLRTHTTANSARLLYKLVEEGKFKPGKYFSIDRVFRNETLDATHLAEFHQVEGVVAGYNITLGNLIGILYEFFGKLGITQLQFKPAYNPYTEPSMEIFCFHNGLERWIEIGNSGMFRPEMLLPMNLPPDVNVLGWGLSLERPTMIKYGLNNIRDLVGPKVDMEMVHNNPLCRLEK; translated from the exons ATGGCAAAGCAATTGACGGATCGAATTTTAGAATACTTGGAGACACATGGCGAAACAAATTCGTTGGACTTAGCAGATGCGTTTCGAGAGGATCATCAGAAGGTCGTGGGTGCGATCAAGAGCCTGGAGACTGTCGACGAT TTGATCACGGTAACACCGATTTCCAAGAAGAAATGGGAGCTTACTGACGagggaaaatatataatagagcATGGTAGTCACGAAGCGGTTGTTTACAATGCTGTCCCCGACGACGGGATACCGCAGGCGAAGCTCGTCCAGTCTAGTCCTTATGCTAAAGTGGGTTTTTCCAAAGCGATGGTCGCCGGCTGGATCACGCTCGATAAAAGTGGAGACGTTCCTATCGTACGAAAGAAGGTGCTGTCCATCGTGGACACTGTTCAGACACACCTGAAGAATCTTACGAGTGTTCCAGAAAATGTCAAAGTGGAATATAAGAAGAGGAAGTTTCTGCAGGAGGT AGTGATCAAGATTATGTGTCTTGAAAAGGGGCCAAATTTTTCGacaaaagtagaaaaattagAGGCGGATTTGACAGCAGATTTATTGGTGAATGGCGCttggaaagataaaaaattcaagccATACAATTTTGAAGCAATGGGTGCCCCACTTCAAATTGGATATTTACATCCGTTGTTAAAGGTTCGTCATGAATTCAGGAAAATTTTCCTGGAAATGGG atttatggAAATGGCAACAAATAATTACGTAGAAAATTCTTTCTGGAATTTTGACGCTCTCTTTCAACCACAACAACATCCCGCTCGTGATGCACATGATACCTTTTTTATCTCTG aaCCACGTACTAGTACTAAGTTTCCTATGGAATATCTCAAAAGAGTCAAAACCGTTCATAGTATAGGAGCGTATGGATCTCAAGGTTACAGGTACGATTGGAAGTTGGAAGaagcacaaaaaaatttgttgcgcACTCATACAACAGCAAATAGTGCACGGTTGTTGTATAAACTTGTTGAGGAA GGAAAGTTTAAGCCGGGCAAATATTTCAGTATTGATAGAGTATTCCGCAATGAAACTCTAGATGCAACGCATCTTGCCGAGTTTCATCAGGTTGAGGGCGTCGTTGCTGgttacaatattacattgGGTAATCTTATTGGTATCTTGTACGAATTTTTTGGTAAACTTGGCATCACTCAACTTCAATTCAAACCCGCGTACAACCCTTACACCGAACCGAGtatggaaatattttgttttcataaTGGCTTGGAGAGATGGATAGAGATTGGCAACAGTGGTATGTTTAGGCCTGAAATGTTATTGCCAATGAATCTACCTCCTGATGTTAATGTCCTTGGATGGGGTTTATCATTGGAAAG GCCAACAATGATTAAATATGGTTTAAACAATATACGCGACCTTGTTGGGCCAAAAGTGGACATGGAAATGGTTCATAACAATCCTTTATGTCGATTAGAGAAGTAA